The following is a genomic window from Lysinibacillus sp. G4S2.
CTTAATATCGAGTTCTAATTCATCATAACGAGAATCGATGAGAGGGGCGCGTCCAGAGATAAGCTGTTGGAAAAGCTCAAAACGTTCTTTAAAATTCGTTTGTCCTGTCGCTTGTTTTTGTAGTGATTTTAACGTTAAGCTTATCGCTGCATTTTCGATAATCATACGTTGTTGGCTCGTCAATTTCTCCAACTGCTGAATAATTAAGTAACCGAAAATTTCCCTTTCATTTCGGATGGGGAAAACATAGCCTATATCTATTAATTGTTCCTCTTGAATTGTTGCTAGCTTGTTCATTGTTTCTAACGGTAAAAATGTTTTACGATCGGCTAAATTTACATATTGTATGTCTAATTGTAATAATTCTTTCATTGTTTGAATGATTTTGGTTTCTTGTACATTTTGCAAGGATAGTTTAATAAAGATTTGATGAATTTCATGTTGCTTTACAAAATATGCATTTAACCGTTCTATTTCTTCATATGCCTCCGCATTTCTAATAGCAACTGCCGCCTGCGATGCGAAGCTTTCTAGAAGTCTTAAATCACTTTGATGAAAAGCTCGTTTATTTGTATATTGATGGACAATCATTACACCGAGTTTTCTTTCATTAAAAGTAATCGGAACAGCCATCGATGTATTATTCTCGATTCTTCCTAAATGTACGGCTTCCATTAATGCGTCTAGATTGAATTTTGTAACGTTGCTCATAATCTCTAATGTTTCTTGATAGTTGTAAATGGCTGATACACCTGTTTGGAACGTATAACCTGCCATTCCCTCGCCTAATTGGGGAGCATAATCAAAGATGCGCTCTGTCACACCTGCACTAGCAACTGTATATAAACGTTTCATTTCAGGCTTGAATAGCATTAAAAATCCACGATCAATTACTGGAATAGCAAGAATGGCAAAATCCATGATGGTCTGCAACAGCGTTTTTATTTTCAAAGTTGAATTCATTACGCCCATAAGCTCAATAATTGCTAATTTTTGCTCGCGCTGCTGTATGAGGATTTTCTGATAAAAGGTCTTTTCTAACTGCCAAACTAAAAATTGCTCATCATAGCCAGTAAAGTCCCCAAAGATGATACCTTGTACCATATACTCATTTGGTTCTGGTATGTATAACGTTGCACTAAAGCGTTGCTGTTGTTTATCCCAATGTACTCCTTTAAGATCGGGGTTTATATCACAAGCCCACCCAGAAAATAAAGACCATTCCTTTGTTGCGCTATAAATATAAAAACTACAATTGTCATCATTCAATACAATTTCTTCATGTTCCCCTAGAGACATCGTTATTTCAACTCCATTCTCTGAATTTCGGAATATATTCTAATGAACGTTTAAAAACATTGTAAGATATTCTAATGATTTCGTCTTTTATTTTTCTTAATATTTAGATAATTTAACGAAAGGGGTGGAGTTATGAATGTTGAACTAAAAAAACGCAGTAATTTAATTTTAGGCGTTTTATTCTTCGGATGGATGGTTTCATATATTGACAGAACTGCTATCAGCTTAGCTTTAATTAATATTGGTAATGACCTAGCCTTAACAGCCACTGAACTAGGATTTGTTTTAAGTTCGTTCTTCTTTGGTTATGCTGTGATGCAAATTCCTGGTGGATGGCTAACGGATAAGTACGGAACGATTAAATTATTAGTTGGTGCCGTTATTTTTTGGTCCGTTTTCACTGCATTTACGGGATTGGCTTGGTCACTCACTTCACTACTCTTCATTCGATTTTTATTTGGTATTGGGGAAGGTGGATATCCTGCCGCAAGTACAAAAGCGATATCTATTTATTTTCATAAAGAACAACGTACAAATGCTCAAACGACGATGATGTCATCCAATATGATAGGAGGTGCTATCGCTCCTATTATTTGTGCACCTTTATTATTGGTAATGGATTGGCGCAATGTATTTTTCTTAATTTCTGGTCTAGGACTTATTTTTATAATCGCTCTTTTGTGGAGTACTAAAAATGTACAAACATTTACATCAGAGGAGCGGGAGGAAAAAGAAGAGAAGGGCTCTTTTAGGGAAATATTGAAAAATACTTATTTAATGCGTGTGCTTCTTATTTTCTTCTTTATTAATATTGCAAACTGGGGATTAAATACATGGATGCCAACATATTTAATGAAAGTGCATGGTCTTGATTTAAAAAATGTCGGATTCATCGCCGCTATACCAGCAGTGTTTGGAATGATTGGAATGATTATAAGTGGACGTATCATCTCAAAGCTAGGAGGGCGCTCAAAATATGGTGTGATTTTCGGAGCAGTTGTGCTAGCTGTTTGTTTATTTCTCATGTCTACAGCCGCTTCTGCAGCACTTGCTATTACGTATCAATCAATCGCCTTTATATTTGTCTCTTTTATGGCCTCTTTTATATTTACAACGCCACACCGTGTTGTCAATCAACAAAATGTTGGGACAGCTTTTGGCGTAGTAAATTTTGGTGGTCAAGCGGCCGGGATTATTTCACCAACAATTATGGGCTACTTAATTAATGTATCAGGTGGTTCTTTTAAAACATCATTTATATTTTTAGCCATTATGTGTGTAATCGCTGCTGTGATCGCTGTTACTTTACCAGTTAATCAT
Proteins encoded in this region:
- a CDS encoding helix-turn-helix domain-containing protein encodes the protein MSLGEHEEIVLNDDNCSFYIYSATKEWSLFSGWACDINPDLKGVHWDKQQQRFSATLYIPEPNEYMVQGIIFGDFTGYDEQFLVWQLEKTFYQKILIQQREQKLAIIELMGVMNSTLKIKTLLQTIMDFAILAIPVIDRGFLMLFKPEMKRLYTVASAGVTERIFDYAPQLGEGMAGYTFQTGVSAIYNYQETLEIMSNVTKFNLDALMEAVHLGRIENNTSMAVPITFNERKLGVMIVHQYTNKRAFHQSDLRLLESFASQAAVAIRNAEAYEEIERLNAYFVKQHEIHQIFIKLSLQNVQETKIIQTMKELLQLDIQYVNLADRKTFLPLETMNKLATIQEEQLIDIGYVFPIRNEREIFGYLIIQQLEKLTSQQRMIIENAAISLTLKSLQKQATGQTNFKERFELFQQLISGRAPLIDSRYDELELDIKKPTFVVKFRLKQFSHKNSMQFIQHVQQYFKGQHFIFTQRETIVWILQGDTAFRHKIKQQLTQAIISWIQFYHQQVAIGIGAVQNHLLNVAQSAEESHQALRQALRQAKKEEAVTIICYEELGINRLFNKQSEEELGQFVHDILAPLYKQKDETLLKTLRCYIHQNRSISKTASTLHIHQNTLYHRLEKIKELLDRDLHNPTHYLEIHLALHLSE
- a CDS encoding MFS transporter, giving the protein MNVELKKRSNLILGVLFFGWMVSYIDRTAISLALINIGNDLALTATELGFVLSSFFFGYAVMQIPGGWLTDKYGTIKLLVGAVIFWSVFTAFTGLAWSLTSLLFIRFLFGIGEGGYPAASTKAISIYFHKEQRTNAQTTMMSSNMIGGAIAPIICAPLLLVMDWRNVFFLISGLGLIFIIALLWSTKNVQTFTSEEREEKEEKGSFREILKNTYLMRVLLIFFFINIANWGLNTWMPTYLMKVHGLDLKNVGFIAAIPAVFGMIGMIISGRIISKLGGRSKYGVIFGAVVLAVCLFLMSTAASAALAITYQSIAFIFVSFMASFIFTTPHRVVNQQNVGTAFGVVNFGGQAAGIISPTIMGYLINVSGGSFKTSFIFLAIMCVIAAVIAVTLPVNHQRQTNIKSVEGYEL